One part of the Kosmotoga arenicorallina S304 genome encodes these proteins:
- a CDS encoding MFS transporter gives MKAAHLLVLYTAVTGVGGSMFRVVFNLFLREQGFSNDFIGSVTSASLWGSALLGLAIGILADRTGKKKIIALASFLVPVTGILMILQIPKTALLTLSFFRGGFFSIGFTVITAALTMTTDHGNRAKIFGANFGISMGAGVFGNFLGGLFGDLIGLKGTIVISMVLYLLSIVPVSFIKFIDFKSSIKEIFNFNGLDKSQWKILLLYFGANATVGFGAGLFIHFGNLIFKDLFGLSATMIGISLSIAQIGTAAGAIFSHKLGKKFGPLKFAFLMQLLVVPLIFSLAYVREPFAFTGLYAFRFVFMNITVPIMNSVVFSRLPREKLSTISGVNGLLNNSLRAIAAMFFGQIVGASIIGYSRLFLISTFFYALNALIAFAIYRLYERGKQTRQLFN, from the coding sequence ATGAAAGCTGCACATTTACTAGTCTTATATACAGCTGTAACGGGCGTTGGTGGCTCTATGTTCCGGGTGGTGTTCAACCTCTTTCTCAGGGAACAGGGGTTCTCCAATGATTTTATCGGATCAGTTACCTCCGCTTCTTTATGGGGTTCGGCGCTGCTTGGGCTTGCAATCGGGATACTCGCAGATAGAACAGGAAAGAAGAAGATTATTGCGCTGGCTTCATTTCTTGTGCCTGTAACTGGTATTCTTATGATACTTCAAATTCCCAAAACAGCGTTGCTTACGCTCTCTTTTTTCAGAGGAGGGTTCTTTTCAATTGGCTTCACTGTAATCACGGCTGCCTTAACAATGACAACGGATCATGGAAACAGAGCAAAAATTTTCGGTGCGAATTTTGGGATCTCAATGGGAGCAGGGGTTTTTGGAAATTTTCTTGGTGGGCTTTTTGGCGATTTGATTGGCTTAAAAGGAACAATTGTAATTTCAATGGTGCTATATCTGCTTTCGATAGTCCCGGTGTCCTTTATCAAATTTATCGACTTCAAGAGCTCTATCAAAGAAATATTCAATTTCAACGGATTGGACAAATCTCAATGGAAAATACTTCTGCTTTACTTTGGAGCCAATGCAACTGTTGGATTTGGTGCAGGGCTATTCATCCACTTTGGAAATTTGATTTTCAAAGACCTTTTCGGGCTTTCCGCAACAATGATTGGTATATCACTTTCTATTGCGCAGATTGGTACGGCCGCTGGCGCGATTTTCTCACACAAATTAGGCAAAAAGTTTGGGCCTTTGAAATTTGCTTTTTTAATGCAGTTGCTGGTTGTGCCATTGATTTTTTCTCTCGCTTATGTTAGAGAGCCTTTTGCTTTTACGGGTCTTTATGCCTTCAGGTTTGTCTTCATGAATATAACAGTTCCCATAATGAACTCTGTGGTTTTCTCCAGATTACCACGGGAGAAACTCTCTACAATATCCGGGGTCAACGGGTTATTGAATAATTCATTGAGAGCAATTGCAGCAATGTTTTTCGGTCAGATTGTAGGAGCTTCGATTATAGGCTATTCCAGGCTGTTTCTTATTAGCACATTTTTCTACGCACTGAATGCGCTTATTGCCTTTGCCATTTATCGCCTCTATGAGCGTGGAAAGCAAACAAGGCAGCTTTTCAATTAA